A window from Cryptomeria japonica chromosome 1, Sugi_1.0, whole genome shotgun sequence encodes these proteins:
- the LOC131063792 gene encoding uncharacterized protein LOC131063792 isoform X2, with product MELNHNEIANETENISKEGDEILSAELDDEECVRLKKKSRRVSFADITSIHVFDRDEDFETPPDNKPNAGDNIVKTPPSGSSDSQPKDLQHKDIDQHLQVTPISSLQKEEFEVSDAQAATPVSVSDKGSPGEDREFFGPVSLWHIAPGMGVCSPVEDDITLDCTTFSLQFGKLMNPDKQCSNPAEVVKTPVSETEERALGTEDFKTPVEQTGQPLSENTMALTKPKQARWWVVSNDNTLDNCEGMIGMSSSQEKQIKYEYESMSPYLESMLAEKLSEVQPDVSFKELNQGKEYFGSSHSHTDSAFWKTGQGMKLKDSAGVEIKTSTIESEAYMKKGNAILMTDQERDQLAIENMPNKQNKGTELTAAADSFVFDFDKNLQQQQSPRLLRPQWKLEPNFLVDKEVDGCCIDINANECSENTKVTTDVKIIPSIIETVGTEQYNNTETMEGENCSSIKFEAEQQERQTKKLSDSKVGMEPKKYADLEMHGSTTGFMATKHCSGTGYMTTLEGNQSMTVTPKLETGNGTSPLKFETDQSQEKEKEIVTLNLRWGMGLKDTSDAEGETCNIDIRTTENNAIESGQSIAEIAAPNSEEDNHLRLSDDSHIEKSEEQQWQYKKSTPVNMELEVSAFDVRANKQNIDTKLVPDGEFKGHLEAHGSTIDMMATKHCKDTGYMTMLEGNQSMIVTARLKTGNDTSLSSFVTNQSQEKQKQIAAFNSRWDMGLKDPSSVEVETSNIDITTTEKNATESNQFMVEIATTNSKEDNNLRTSGNSHVHKCEEQKWQDTKSALVGLGCYMGNKNVNMDLKMSETEIAAAKHNNVTEVTQDVQMNLCVQSLEAIKCHEDGKMKQACELSLSHFDVMQQNLQGKLLASPRPDTTGKDLAMIEELSATDSIATNHGVLNTDADTNQYFLETLPTKHTPVSVSKFKGMQHQEQQERLLNLKLDVKLNDVGCVQTERSNNYITRFKEGNDIKLTPNLEMNHCDTKTVSMVDNFPCKLEGENSQEKEKSISSNLSQDREVNNPVNKELEVSTIDIKANKQNVDTKLASDGELKGHLEAHGSTIDMMTTKNCNNTGYTTMLEGNQSMIVIARLKTGNGTSLLNFEAEQSQEKQKQIAAMIPKWGMGLKDPSDVEVETSKIDIRTTENNATESSQSMVEIAATNCEENNNLLSLLAKHNNVSETPDVEMNSCALSIEAEKWHEDSEMKPVYKLSLDSFDGKQKKQQSKVLLNLRTDTMQKDFAMIEELSTTDNIVTNHAILNTDAEINQPMLDIGPTKHVPLSNHNFNGMQHEKQKERLSNLKLDVKSDDVDCVEKEKSTSCIMDFMERNNTMLVPNLERNQCDTKIGTSVDNFPCRFEGVLSPEKAKGLFLNLAQDIEVEEPVNVELETSAINVMENKQSIDTKLASGGELKQSLEIMVVKPNKDGRCTLSDCLSGLNFNRKDQMQQLMRKSELEMDPQRSLNMEREISTVPISTAQNNKINVTQKIETDHQMGITEAKDKEDAIFVPDIEKNQSLAQLHNQVKLSPPQCTAYFNREEEHHQQKQEQLSISSKGFKIHGKSKLSEDQLIGNSKEAGSILKPIEMNVTMPRNKQELKSFGFVEDTVLLDRCASFTNEYLEGSVKHFPEPDGAEERKGTAFGKDLFRVSPVSNRDTQQVCQHVGSEQIEVPYSVLSQPKIKHSIPRSDLSHSKCDAVSDSSVTPLKKQTELENTHKYPFISDENLEDSDSKDIQVSLPFSASVSKSLFKPMDSKECHDIPNNTLSTPKESSGNRLEVNLKSSSQIVQPNLSVSGIDQCKSILCKNKLSKNLNSIQINTPLNKRTGLAFHCSLPTQLISTDKKSKTVCELYDLKPNLSAVHKDASLFGNQHHGLCSNSESDLSSSVRPILSPIRGTMCEMTPLGPIADCGSLTNVKKSNYPSVIRNDAKGCSTSNNIFSTPLNLSNYGDANYGYSHLNSIEHLNMCGGSNQIDVKSSFKEHARDTHNANPVSNEHKLVTNFMDTCASNRNLMNNDFCRISHSKGNMQGQRHKESFLQKKPVFLNHENSKNFEYTDGDIILRNAVDSVNQLTSAVKLNTECSSTKSKNGEEVSCMGTENIEMHNNCGNISLPLSEKECSLTQRNKLQWKSFAETQLPSCTSGFISEGPMMLQHARGNGSAKTFEFPCATEKILSLQAHNDKGYLNKKRKCQEMDVQDPGSLIKDHTNSSLSFGIEPVESTLSGKVFLENSEGRMPSTKRLFVTRTKPTEDVIAVESRKLINVSDEICQEVEELHIPLICKPKTQEECLIFIFLSRPQLCLFQETLKFIQEDIDRMKISNNQQFQASDVKKCSQTESKFLKKSLGSLKWLQQVVAYEKSKLLLLQAKKHELMKEAQELHHGCQELDKLKSHYLQMTGRFGGSANTSISRAEKEDYVCFLEAEIKKQVENVSNKRMLTQGSLHKIEGENRKASERVIVMKPELEVLDNKIRDMCKFYCGFLKLKDDTNKEEITKMLKIHIEKQSLATLILKDIQLWIMKDIKCKPGSRFIELAYSDILHQRFVIEGDGPDANVLGSNRLDKKTVEKAFPLLNATEAFGFVLELKQSLKIGGPGSISQVVVETSFLYCTLIYVLEEVQTCRMGLQNLSFIQFVRTLGEELHLQLIFINCTLGLKARVILDMSNLRCAVYPSDILPLQIDVEQFGRQPRELLIVEEVHELTLALKPGYSRIKDLCGCISKFIKSRR from the exons ATGGAGTTAAACCATAATGAGATTGCAAATGAAACCGAGAATATTAGCAAGGAAGGTGATGAGATTTTGTCAGCagaacttgatgatgaggaatgcgTTCGTCTAAAGAAAAAGTCCAGAAGGGTGAGCTTTGCTGATATCACGTCTATTCATGTTTTTGATAGAGATGAAGACTTTGAAACGCCCCCAGACAATAAGCCTAATGCTGGAGACAACATTGTTAAAACTCCACCAAGTGGGTCTTCAGATTCTCAGCCTAAGGATTTACAACACAAAGATATTGACCAACATCTTCAAGTAACACCAATATCTAGTTTACAGAAGGAAGAATTCGAGGTTTCTGATGCTCAAGCTGCTACTCCAGTCAGTGTGTCCGATAAAGGTTCACCTGGAGAAG ATAGGGAATTCTTTGGGCCAGTTTCCTTATGGCACATTGCACCTGGAATGGGTGTCTGCTCTCCTGTTGAAGATGACATTACGTTGGACTGCACAACATTTTCATTACAGTTTGGTAAACTTATGAATCCTGATAAACAATGCAGTAATCCTGCTGAAGTAGTCAAAACTCCTGTGTCGGAAACTGAGGAAAGGGCACTTGGAACAGAAGATTTCAAAACACCAGTAGAACAGACTGGGCAACCTTTGTCGGAAAATACCATGGCCCTTACCAAGCCGAAACAAGCTAGATggtgggttgtttcaaatgataataCCTTGGACAATTGTGAAGGAATGATTGGCATGAGCTCAAGCCAGGAAAAGCAGATCAAATATGAGTATGAAAGTATGTCCCCTTATTTAGAATCAATGCTAGCTGAAAAATTATCAGAGGTTCAGCCTGATGTCTCTTTCAAAGAGCTTAATCAAGGGAAAGAGTATTTTGGCTCTTCACATTCTCATACAGACTCAGCATTTTGGAAGACAGGGCAGGGAATGAAATTAAAAGATTCTGCTGGTGTAGAAATTAAAACATCTACTATTGAATCTGAAGCATATATGAAAAAGGGTAATGCCATATTGATGACAGACCAGGAAAGAGACCAGCTTGCAATTGAGAATAtgccaaataaacaaaataaaggcACTGAATTGACTGCAGCAGCAGACTCATTTGTTTTTGATTTTGATAAAAATCTGCAGCAACAGCAATCACCAAGGTTGTTGAGGCCACAGTGGAAATTGGAACCCAATTTTCTTGTTGACAAAGAAGTGGATGGGTGCTGCATTGATATCAATGCAAATGAGTGTAGTGAGAACACTAAAGTGACGACGGATGTCAAAATTATACCATCTATCATTGAGACTGTAGGTACTGAGCAATACAATAATACAGAAACAATGGAAGGAGAAAACTGTTCTTCAATCAAATTTGAGGCAGAGCAACAGGAAAGACAAACAAAGAAATTGTCAGATTCAAAAGTGGGTATGGAACCAAAGAAATATGCTGATTTAGAAATGCATGGGTCTACCACTGGCTTCATGGCAACTAAGCACTGTAGTGGTACTGGATATATGACTACATTAGAAGGAAACCAATCTATGACTGTGACTCCCAAATTGGAAACAGGAAATGGCACATCTCCCTTGAAATTTGAGACAGACCAGagtcaagaaaaagaaaaagaaattgtgACGTTGAACCTTAGATGGGGGATGGGATTAAAGGATACAAGTGATGCGGAAGGTGAGACATGTAATATTGACATCAGAACAACCGAGAATAATGCTATTGAAAGTGGCCAGTCTATAGCTGAGATTGCAGCACCTAACTCTGAGGAAGATAACCATTTAAGATTATCAGATGATTCACATATTGAAAAAAGTGAAGAGCAGCAATGGCAGTATAAAAAAAGTACACCAGTCAACATGGAATTGGAAGTCTCTGCCTTTGACGTCAGGGCAAATAAGCAAAACATTGACACAAAATTGGTACCAGATGGAGAATTTAAGGGTCATTTAGAAGCACATGGGTCGACCATTGACATGATGGCAACTAAGCACTGTAAAGATACTGGCTATATGACTATGTTAGAAGGAAATCAATCAATGATTGTCACTGCCAGATTGAAAACGGGAAATGACACATCTCTCTCAAGTTTTGTGACAAACCAGAgtcaagaaaaacaaaaacaaattgcaGCATTTAACTCAAGATGGGATATGGGATTAAAGGATCCAAGTAGTGTGGAAGTCGAGACATCCAATATTGATATCACAACAACTGAGAAGAATGCTACTGAAAGTAACCAGTTTATGGTTGAGATTGCAACAACTAACTCCAAGGAAGATAACAATTTAAGAACATCAGGTAACTCACATGTTCATAAATGTGAAGAGCAGAAGTGGCAGGATACAAAAAGTGCACTGGTAGGGTTGGGATGCTATATGGGGAACAAAAATGTCAACATGGATCTTAAGATGTCAGAGACTGAGATTGCTGCAGCTAAACATAATAATGTGACTGAAGTGACTCAAGATGTACAAATGAATTTGTGTGTCCAATCTCTTGAGGCAATAAAATGCCACGAAGATGGTAAAATGAAACAAGCTTGTGAATTATCTCTTTCTCATTTTGATGTAATGCAGCAGAACCTGCAAGGGAAATTGCTGGCGAGCCCTAGACCAGACACAACAGGAAAAGATCTTGCAATGATAGAAGAATTATCTGCCACTGATAGCATAGCAACCAATCATGGAGTTTTAAATACAGATGCAGATACCAACCAGTATTTCCTTGAGACTCTGCCAACAAAGCATACCCCAGTATCTGTTTCCAAATTTAAGGGTATGCAGCACCAGGAACAACAAGAGAGATTGCTGAATTTGAAGCTGGATGTAAAACTAAATGATGTGGGTTGTGTACAAACAGAAAGGTCTAACAATTACATTACGAGATTTAAGGAGGGGAATGACATAAAGCTGACTCCAAATTTGGAAATGAACCACTGTGACACTAAAACTGTATCAATGGTAGATAATTTTCCTTGTAAACTTGAGGGGGAAAATTCTCAAGAGAAAGAGAAAAGTATCTCTTCGAATTTGTCACAAGACAGAGAAGTTAACAATCCTGTCAACAAGGAATTGGAAGTCTCTACCATCGACATCAAGGCAAATAAGCAAAATGTTGACACAAAATTAGCATCAGATGGAGAATTGAAGGGTCATTTAGAAGCACATGGGTCGACCATTGACATGATGACAACTAAGAACTGTAATAATACTGGCTATACAACTATGTTAGAAGGAAATCAATCAATGATTGTGATTGCCAGATTGAAAACAGGGAATGGTACATCTCTCTTGAATTTTGAGGCAGAACAGAgtcaagaaaaacaaaaacaaattgcaGCAATGATCCCAAAATGGGGTATGGGATTAAAGGATCCAAGTGACGTGGAAGTTGAGACGTCCAAGATTGATATCAGGACAACTGAGAATAATGCTACTGAAAGTAGCCAGTCTATGGTTGAGATTGCAGCAACTAACTGTGAGGAAAATAACAATTTATTATCATTATTGGCTAAGCATAATAATGTATCTGAAACTCCAGATGTAGAAATGAATTCATGTGCCCTTTCAATCGAGGCAGAAAAATGGCATGAAGACAGTGAAATGAAACCAGTGTATAAGTTATCTCTTGACAGTTTTGATGGAAAGCAGAAGAAACAACAGAGTAAAGTGCTGCTGAACCTTAGAACAGACACAATGCAAAAAGATTTTGCAATGATAGAAGAATTATCCACCACTGATAACATAGTGACTAATCATGCAATTTTAAATACAGATGCAGAAATCAACCAGCCTATGCTTGATATTGGGCCAACAAAGCATGTCCCACTTTCTAACCACAATTTTAATGGTATGCAGCATGAGAAACAGAAAGAGAGATTGTCAAATTTGAAATTGGATGTTAAATCGGATGATGTGGATTGTGTAGAAAAAGAAAAGTCTACCAGTTGCATCATGGATTTTATGGAGAGAAATAACACAATGTTGGTGCCAAATTTAGAAAGGAACCAGTGTGATACTAAAATTGGGACATCTGTAGATAATTTTCCTTGTAGATTTGAGGGGGTGCTTTCTCCAGAGAAAGCGAAAGGGCTGTTCTTGAACTTGGCACAAGACATAGAAGTGGAAGAACCTGTCAATGTGGAATTAGAAACCTCTGCCATTAATGTCATGGAAAATAAGCAAAGTATTGACACAAAATTGGCATCAGGTGGAGAACTGAAGCAGTCATTAGAGATCATGGTTGTTAAGCCCAACAAGGATGGCCGATGTACATTGTCTGATTGTCTATCTGGTCTAAATTTTAATAGGAAGGACCAGATGCAACAATTAATGCGGAAGTCAGAATTGGAAATGGATCCCCAGAGATCTCTGAACATGGAAAGGGAGATTTCTACAGTTCCAATCTCAACAGCTCAGAACAATAAAAttaatgtgacacaaaaaataGAAACAGACCATCAGATGGGGATCACAGAAGCTAAAGACAAAGAAGATGCCATATTTGTTCCAGACATAGAAAAGAACCAGTCTCTTGCTCAGTTGCATAATCAAGTCAAGCTTTCTCCACCACAATGCACTGCATATTTCAATCGTGAGGAGGAGCACCATCAACAGAAACAAGAACAGTTATCAATTTCTAGTAAAGGTTTCAAAATACATGGAAAGTCCAAGCTTTCAGAGGATCAGCTGATTGGTAATTCGAAGGAAGCTGGATCAATTCTTAAACCAATTGAAATGAATGTCACAATGCCTAGAAATAAACAAGAACTGAAGTCTTTTGGTTTTGTTGAGGACACGGTTTTGCTTGACAGATGTGCCTCATTTACTAATGAGTATTTAGAAGGGTCTGTTAAACATTTTCCTGAGCCAGATGGAGCAGAAGAAAGGAAGGGCACAGCGTTTGGTAAGGACTTATTTCGTGTTTCTCCTGTTTCAAACAGAGATACCCAGCAGGTTTGCCAACATGTTGGTTCAGAACAGATTGAGGTCCCTTATTCAGTTCTGTCACAGCCAAAAATTAAACATTCCATCCCTAGGTCTGATTTGTCTCATTCCAAGTGCGATGCAGTTTCTGACAGTTCAGTGACACCTTTGAAGAAGCAGACAGAGTTAGAAAACACACATAAATATCCATTCATTTCTGATGAAAATCTAGAAGATAGTGACTCCAAGGACATACAAGTATCTTTACCATTCTCTGCTTCTGTTAGCAAATCACTTTTCAAGCCCATGGATTCAAAAGAATGCCATGATATTCCCAACAATACTTTGTCTACTCCAAAGGAATCTTCAGGCAACAGACTAGAAGTGAACTTGAAATCTAGCAGTCAAATTGTTCAGCCAAATCTTTCCGTGTCAGGAATTGATCAATGTAAAAGCATTTTATGTAAGAACAAACTTTCAAAGAATCTAAATAGTATACAAATTAACACTCCTTTAAATAAGAGAACAGGTTTGGCTTTCCACTGCAGTTTGCCGACACAGTTGATTTCTACTGATAAGAAAAGCAAAACTGTGTGTGAGCTATATGATCTGAAGCCAAATTTGTCAGCAGTTCATAAAGATGCTTCATTATTTGGCAACCAACATCATGGTTTGTGTAGTAATTCAGAGAGTGACTTATCATCTTCAGTGCGGCCCATTCTTTCCCCTATTAGAGGTACTATGTGTGAGATGACACCTTTGGGTCCTATTGCTGACTGTGGTAGTTTAACTAATGTGAAAAAGTCGAATTATCCATCTGTCATTAGAAATGATGCAAAAGGCTGCAGTACATCAAACAATATCTTTTCCACACCTTTAAATTTGAGCAATTATGGGGATGCAAATTATGGTTATTCACATCTTAATAGCATAGAACACTTGAATATGTGTGGTGGAAGCAACCAGATTGATGTAAAAAGTTCCTTTAAAGAGCATGCCAGAGATACACACAATGCAAATCCAGTCTCCAATGAGCACAAGCTAGTTACAAATTTTATGGACACCTGTGCATCAAACAGAAATTTGATGAACAATGACTTCTGTAGAATTTCACATTCAAAGGGCAACATGCAAGGGCAGAGACATAAAGAATCTTTTCTCCAAAAGAAACCTGTCTTTTTAAATCATGAAAATTCCAAAAATTTTGAGTACACAGATGGTGACATCATTCTTAGAAATGCCGTTGACTCTGTCAACCAGCTGACATCTGCAGTAAAATTAAACACAGAATGTTCAAGCACAAAATCAAAGAATGGTGAG GAAGTTAGTTGCATGGGAACCGAAAACATCGAGATGCACAATAATTGTGGAAATATTTCCTTGCCCTTATCAGAAAAGGAATGTAGCTTAACTCAACGAAACAAATTACAATGGAAAAGCTTTGCAGAGACACAACTTCCAAGTTGTACAAGTGGATTTATTTCTGAAGGACCAATGATGCTACAGCATGCCAGGGGTAATGGTAGTGCTAAAACATTTGAATTCCCATGTGCTACAGAAAAGATATTATCCTTGCAGGCACACAATGACAAGGGATATCTAAATAAAAAGCGAAAATGTCAAGAGATGGATGTACAAGACCCAGGCAGTTTGATAAAAGATCACACAAATAGCAGCTTGAGTTTTGGTATCGAGCCTGTGGAGAGTACTCTTAGTGGTAAAGTTTTTTTGGAAAATTCAGAAGGAAGGATGCCTTCTACCAAAAGACTCTTTGTTACTAGAACAAAACCTACAGAGGATGTTATTGCAGTGGAATCAAGAAAGTTGATTAAT GTTTCTGACGAGATTTGTCAAGAAGTTGAAGAGCTGCATATTCCATTGATTTGCAAGCCTAAAACTCAAGAAgaatgtttaatttttattttcttgtcacgACCACAA CTTTGCCTTTTTCAAGAGACACTGAAATTTATCCAGGAAGACATAGATAGGATGAAAATTTCAAACAATCAACAATTTCAG GCATCGGATGTAAAGAAGTGCTCACAGACTGAAAGCAAATTTCTTAAAAAGAG TTTGGGATCTTTAAAGTGGTTGCAGCAAGTTGTTGCATATGAGAAGTCTAAATTGCTACTACTGCAAGCAAAAAAACATGAACTGATG AAGGAGGCCCAAGAATTGCATCATGGATGCCAGGAACTGGACAAACTGAAATCACATTACTTACAAATGACAGGTCGATTTGGAGGATCTGCTAATACATCCATAAGCAGAGCAGAAAAAGAAGATTATGTTTGTTTTCTTGAAGCTGAAATTAAGAAACAG GTGGAAAATGTTTCAAATAAGAGGATGCTTACCCAGGGAAGTTTGCATAAGATTGAAGGAGAGAACAGG AAAGCAAGTGAAAGAGTTATAGTTATGAAGCCGGAGCTTGAGGTTCTTGACAATAAGATCAGAGATATGTGCAAGTTTTATTGTGGATTTCTGAAACTTAAAGATGATACAAACAAGGAAGAGATTACAAAAATGCTGAAAATTCATATTGAAAAGCAATCTCTAGCTACCCTTATTCTTAAAGACATCCAA CTTTGGATTATGAAGGATATAAAATGTAAGCCTGGCAGTCGTTTTATTGAGCTTGCTTACTCTGATATTCTACACCAGAG GTTTGTAATTGAGGGAGATGGCCCAGATGCAAATGTTTTGGGTAGTAATAGGCTGGATAAGAAGACTGTTGAGAAG GCCTTTCCCTTATTGAATGCTACGGAAGCCTTTGGATTTGTTCTGGAATTGAAGCAAAGTCTCAAGATTGGGGGGCCTGGAAGTATTTCCCAAGTAGTTGTG GAAACAAGCTTTCTTTATTGCACTTTGATATATGTGCTGGAAGAAGTACAAACATGTCGGATGGGATTACAGAATCTCTCTTTTATTCAATTTGTTCGTACTCTTG GTGAAGAGTTGCATTTACAGTTAATATTTATTAACTGCACACTGGGGCTAAAGGCCAGAGTTATACTTGATATGAGTAATCTTCGGTG TGCGGTGTACCCTTCTGATATCCTTCCACTCCAAATTGATGTTGAACAATTTGGGAGGCAGCCAAGAGAGTTATTGATTGTTGAGGAAGTTCATGAATTAACACTGGCCTTAAAACCAGGTTATTCAAGGATAAAAGATCTCTGTGGTTGCATCTCCAAGTTTATCAAAAGCAGGAGATAA